In the genome of Miscanthus floridulus cultivar M001 unplaced genomic scaffold, ASM1932011v1 fs_152_1_2, whole genome shotgun sequence, one region contains:
- the LOC136530522 gene encoding uncharacterized mitochondrial protein AtMg00810-like: MDDLILTSMRTEDINSFKREMVARFLLSDLDALSYYLGIEVRQGKEELMLDQSAYASKLLERGGMAECKPCVTLMEERLKLTKASTTAKVDATLYRSIIDGLRYLVHMRSDIAFVMGYVSHFMEDP, encoded by the coding sequence ATGGACGACTTGATCCTCACTAGCatgcgcacggaggacatcaatagcttcaagcgtgagatggtggcTCGTTTTTTATTGAGTGATCTcgacgcactctcctactacctcggcatcgaggtgagacaggggaaggaggaactcatgctcgatcagagcgcgtatgcctcgaagctaTTAGAGCGGggtggcatggctgagtgcaagccatgcgtgactctgatggaggagcggctgaagctgacgaaggccagtaccacggcgaaggtggatgcaacactctacagGAGCATCATcgacggtctgcgctacctagtccacatgaggtcaGACATTGCGTTCGTTATGGGCTACGTTAGTCACTTTATGGAGGATCcttga